A window of Phragmites australis chromosome 2, lpPhrAust1.1, whole genome shotgun sequence genomic DNA:
tAGGTCCAGCTCTTCTGGTATTGCATTCTACTTTGTTGTCATTAGTGCTGCTGCTTTGACTGAAAGTACTTCTTGTAATTGCTAGCACTAAGCTCGTTATCCTTTTCCCAGATTCAGCTCGTGGTCTTTCATTCTTCTCTGGTATTGCCCATGCTGCCATAAACCCTATGCCCTTATTAAAAGTTTATTTTCCCCTGTGTTCGAGTAGTTCTAAGCTCATGCTAATTTTGCCAGACTTGTCAGGTATCGTTACTTGCGATATTGCCCGGCAAAAACATGAAAAAGGCGAGAATGAAGAACAGGTGTGCACCGAATGGAGCGGTAGAGAACTTGCAGGAACTATTTATCGCAATCGTCGTCGCCGAATTCTATCTGGCTCGGTGTCAGGGGCCTCTCCATCACCTGAATCATGCAAGAACAGCTGACATATACTCGATGCAGTCCTAGTGTGCTGACAGCTGTGGTATTGGCAGGTGAAGTGAATGTTAAGGCTTCAGAGAGAGGCAGCATTGGGCAGTTGGGAATTCTGATGTTTCTGTGCCTTGCAGTTCTTGCATGGATCATGACTGGACGATAGCCCAAGCTTGAGATTCAGGTGGCTCCGTTGGCTTCCCGAGGGGAACCCACGGAGCAGATCTGGATGCAATGGCCTTGCAGCACATCTTACACGGCGAAATTTGCAGCAACTAAACATGTGCAAGCAAGAGCTTTGGGCCAGCAGGTCCATGCGCGTGCTGAGTCAGCAAAGAGTATATAGAACAGCTGATAATTCGGGACAGGCCATTGTAAAAAAAGGCAAAGCGAGACCGATAATTGAGAAGCGCAACCAATCAGATCAGTGGGCTAGTCCTATTTATGCGCAAGTAGAACCCACCGTGGTCGACGAGATAAAATGCAGGTAGCTCCATTTTATTTTGAGTTCTTTTATGGTGATCTATACTATATAGAGATAGTATATAAGTATAAATCTAATTCGACGATCCacataattagatattttagtaattatattaattttattaaaattaacCACCATAtttttgctaatagaaagatcGACGTCGCAAACATCGGACCGCTAACCCTAACcgatgggtagcaaatgaaGTCTCATGCCGAATacagattaaaatgttaaaacgGTAATAAAATTttactctatttagagacaTATAACTACAGTTAATTACTTTCATATCACATATTTTTCTCCCTaaaataaccctaatactaCCATATTACTCATATATACTACCAGTAAGAACTAAAACTCGTTCCCCCTctatctcagaaaaaaaaaactactaaaaCTCGTGATCTTCGGTTAGATTGTTATTTGCCTTTACTTTCTTTTTCGAGAGGATATTGTTCCCTTTCACTTCACAGCTTAAGCATTTGAGTTTGGAATCCAGTATTTGCTGCTCTGCGTGTTGTCCATCCAAGATTTCTCGATCAGTGCATGAAACCCGACTAACGAGACAAGAGATGGTAGTCAACAGTCCAGTGATTAATCTGCATATGATACAAATTAATCAAGTGCGCGCACGCAAACACAGTGGCCAATTAAACAAGAGATTAGCAGCTTTGCATCCATGTGCGCATTGCAATCAAAACAGATGGCATCAACCAGAGGTGGCAGTAAGACCAAGCAGtagcaacaaacaaacaaacaaacgcCCGTGCCGGAGACACAGTTTTCAGAACGAGAACCGATGCAGCGGCtcaaacaagagacaaaaacTTAGCTGCAAGTAGCCAACTGGTAGCTAGGAGCATAGGACTGGGAGTGTCACAGGTGAGAGAGGCAGCTCACCAAACCCAGAGCCATGCACACAGAGTGAAGCGAACACACTGTTTTGTTGGACCCAGTGGCGTCATGCGATTTGTCTTGGCAAATTAAGGCATCATGCATGCTGCTTAGTGGTATCGATCAATGAATCGTTAGTATCACAGCATGCTTGCCAATCCATCGGACCCATTGATCCGCGGCATCTGCATGGATGCAACAGATGCAACTCGTCACCAAGCTACAGCTCCACTCTGTACGGGCACAGGTATGATGCTACATGTGGATCGCTAAGGATggatgcatatatgcatgcacccAGCCACCCATTGCCCTGCCCCCAGCTCACGCAACATCAAGTTTGTGTATATCTATCTGATCGTATCTGCCGGCCCAAATAATCACACCAAACAAACCCTCCTGTGCTCCTATCAGGATCAGCACGAGAGAGACGAGAAATTAAAGATTGCATGGCGTCGCAAGTCACGCAAGGCTCGTCTGGCTACTGCTACTGTTGTCACGGACGTACTCGCTCCGGCCGGCCTCCACTACGGGCGATCTCCGTCGCGAACGAAATTCAGCAGGCACGGCAAACATGGGCCCACAAAATTGGACTCGCTGGAGCCTGCTTGTCGGCGGAAAAAGATGGTGAACCAGTGTGCTAGTACATGTAGTGTTACACTTGAAATGCAGGAATTTTCTACAGAAACCGGCGTACAAAATTCACCTAAAATTTTCTTCGCAAATCTTCCTCGGTTCGTAACGTCGTAACTGTCAATTGGGTTCCAACCAAAACGAAGACCGAGGAAGCTGGTGAGCCCTACCCGGTTTGATTAGTTGAGCCGTCCAAATCACGTGAACCGAAAGAGTACAAGCAGGCATCATTTCAACCTGGGCATCTCCGATGGCTGTTTATAGCTGCTATATCTTAAATAAGggagtatattttttaatattatgacTATCACGATTTTTTATACCTTCTATAGAAGAGATAGAAATAAGTATTTAGTAGCTTTTAAAGAGGAGAGATAAAGAGTTAGTATTTAAATTATCTCGGTACCTTTCTTCTCTATGAAGCACGAGGAATTGTGAACAGAAGGATCTGtataaatttttagaattaCTAGCTTTTGAAGAGAAAAGATGAAGAGCTAGTACTTACAAATCATTTTAGCGTATCTCTTCTCTGTAAGATAAATACAGAAtccatataaattttaaaaatatacctCTCAATTAAAAGATAACAGCTATCTATAATCCTTAAAAATACCGTGAGTGTGACCCGCATCAACGCTGCTGCAAATGTCCCATAGGAAGCGAGCACGACTGGCAGTGGCAGACTTGTTCTATCCAGTTTTCTCGCCAGATGCCAAGACCCCTAGGTTGTCGCTGCCTGTTTGCGATGTTAATGTGATCCTTTTCCGGGTTTGTATTTGTACAGCGCTCCATATATAACCcggtaagaaaaaaaaaagttgtgagTTTCAGCTTTATCCTGATTTAGGCATTCCGAAGTAGGCATTAACCCAAATTACTGATTAACTAGATGTCATTGTAACACCCATGTCTAAAATTCATTTAGAACACAGCCTATTTATGGGGCGAATCCGCAGACgcataacatattttttatatttttattctcgTTTCATGTAAAAATATTAACCCAAAAATACTATATTTAAAACACGAAGTCTTATAAGCTAACCACAATCTATATAAATTATCAAGATGATATTAAATCCACCATACCAGAATATTTAGGCCATACGAACTAAAACCAGAAACGTTAATAGTCCGAGGTATTACAATCATACGGCTAGAAAATCTCGAATCGTCAATTGATTTTTGTTCATTATGCTTCGCTTAAGGTCGTCGTTCTCCTCTCCGACGTTGCGGTTCATGTTTCACATATTTGGGTTTGGGTTATCGGGTCTTCGATATTTGGGGGAACAAAGTGGCAGTGGAAGCCTAGAGGTGGCAGTGGAAGCCTAGTGAGCGTTGATCAAGATCAACGTTTGAACTTGGGAGGATTGAGAAGGTGTAGTGGATCTTTGCGATCTACTGTTGCTACaaagggcctgtttggcacaAGTTCAAATCAGAGATCCATATCGAATCTGgagtttatataataaaataaagtagtttaaatatttatttttgttcaaattaaaaatcaaatcactcaactaaataccctcAATCCATCTATAGTTACAGATCCTGGATTTCTTGAAGCTAGATATGACCAGCTCCAAAAAATCTAAGATCTGAATCTCTATCAAACACCCCCTAAAGAGTCAAAGATGGAGAATAAGGGTGATAATATATTTTAGGTTAGTGTGAATAAGGGTGATGGTATCACGTCCTATAAAGCCTAATTAGGCGTCATACTTAATTTTGAGCTATTTTGTTCTGGAGCACTAGAACACTTCGTTTTGAGTCAATAGGATGAGATAAAGaatttcgggagagaaaagaatagaatccACATTGAAAATATCTTATCTCTCTAGCAAATGTGGCTCACATGgctgggccaaccaccccatcttTCAATGGGTCAGCAGCCCCACTCActcctgctctctctccctcactctctctcatgctccctctcctcccaaCCGGCCAAGAGCAaggagctctccctccctcttaagctccctctctctttctcctcaacTCCTCCCTCTAGAAGCAAAACcgaggtacgtatgtggtaccaATGCAATCCTTAGCTCCTAAGCTTCCCATCCGTCCAAGTTGTTTGcgcattcccgaaggattcaagCTGATTTTGACGtctttggtattcttggttgaaGAACGAGGAGCATCGGCATTTTCCTCTTCCCCGAGTTTTTTCGCTGTTTCCTCATTCCACCGACAGTAACCGGCCTCGACAAAGCACATTGGGTAAGTCCCCTAGGATCCCACAGCTCAAATGCACGTTTTGGCTGGTTGAAATCCAAGTTTTGGAGCTTCATTGCAAAGTGCCTCAAGTTCTTGATGATTGGGAGCAAAAGAGGAATTTGAATGAGTTTGAGCTATGAAATCGAGCTGATGGGCTAATTAGTGAGTCTAAAACCCATTGTATAATGCATATACAGGTTTATGTGGGGTAGATATAACATACGAGTTGAATCGAAAAGAATAATCGTGAAGCTCAAATCTGCCCAACCCGGAGGTTCGGTGTATAGCCGGAAGTTCCGGGATAAACAAAGCAAAGCCAAATAGAGAGCCCTCACCCGAAAGCTAACTCGGATATTTTGACCcaacccagaagttccagaCTTAACCTGGAACTTCTGAGTAAAATTAAAAAACACTAACCAAGAGCCCCTACCCAGGCCCATACCCGAAAGTTCTggaacccggaggttctgagTTAAACCTGGAACTTTTGGATTTTGTCAACTTTCCAGAGTTGTTTAGATCCTAGACTTCATTATTGGTGATTAGTGGATTTGACTATATATTTGACGTATCCATGTATTTGAATCCAAACAGCTATTCCACCTGTCCAGAGGCCAACTGCTGAAATAAACCATGGTCATTGATCGTAGTCACTAGTCGTGATCATAAAGTACTATTCACTAGTCAGATCTACTGTTCATTATGGTCAGAATACTGTTTATAGTGGTCAAAACACTATTCATCATGGCAAAGCACTGTTCATAGTGGTCAAAGCATTGTTCATCGATAGATGCACTGATCGCTGGTCGCCCATTAAGCTAGTCAATACTGCAATGACCACTATAAATACcaaatcttatcatcaacaTGTTCTTTCATATATCTTCCACTTTTAGCTTGTTATTATGATGCATCCTCGGTTGTTgtgcatcttgtagcatacatcTTGCACCTAATTCATGTTTATcacattgcatgcgttcttcctTAGAGAACAAAGGACTGGAGTGTGACGTGGGCGCGACCGAGGGCGGTTCAAAATTTTGTGAGTTTTGCGTCAGCAGTATCAAGTAGGCACCGGAGCAAaaaagcaagcatctaagcatactcaacttAGTACTTTGGATCAATGGTgtttaaattgataaattatgcttttatgtatgtttgcatgattagTGAGTTCTATGTTAGattatatgggtagaacttatgttgatgcattgtgtCTACCTTGTATTGTTGATGATCCTCACTCTTGTAAATCGAGCATGATATTGTTGATGTATAATTGCAAAGGTTAACCGAGATACTTagaaatgcataggtcattgATAGAAGTCAAGTGGTGGAATGTTCTATCGTTCACGAGCTATAGGGTTTACTTATTGTTCTCGATGATAATGACattgggttgtatgagatgggAGGATGAGACAAGACATGTGCaatgttaggggtatcttctgcactggaggagttcctcggtgtaGTTTGGGAGAGAAACTCGGATGCTATAGACCGCTTTTGTCAGTTAAGCATGACCGTTATTGCAGTTGGATTTTGCACTTTCCGTGCTTACCACATGTTGCATATGAGAACAATAAGCAGAATACCTTGTGTAGATATGATCATTTGGCTTGAACATCTCGGGTGTTATCGGCATAATAGTTTTGTAAGTGGTGTCTAGTTTGCTCTGAGAGTAGTTTTAGATGACACCGCATCTAGAGGCGCATGTTCTAATCGGTCAGagtatgcttttgtccatttacagcagtcgtagagtcacgaacgTGGGATGATGTGGATTGGTATGTTGGGATATGGATGAAGATGTATGCTAATGAGTTATTGTGATTccagttacatatatgttcctGTTGGTGTTTATGAGTTAAAATGATGTGTGTgattaagtatagatgcttacAATGTGATGTCCAAATTTGCTTTCgcttataaatttacttaaccatataGTTGTTTCTTTGCTACATTCAAATGCacaatccttggagtcgggttatttatatgtatctattatagattaagtcttgcgagtaacttCCTATTCACACTGCTTTTTCATGTGCTATtggtgaggaggagctagtGTTTGGCTATTTCACACCCACCGATGTTGGTGAGggggcatgagtaggcaactactcgagTAACGCTATTTTGGGTGAAACCTAAGGGTATATGGTTACACCTTTTTTTTCATAGCTTTTGTCttccgctacgtagtttcttttgttgtctaggggttgattttttttattaccctcctaactctcttttgctgcaaattattgtaaattgttgatgcttaagaacttttaatataatattaattaattGCTCTTTATTAGGCTTTGTTGTGATGGTATATTTTGTAAAGGCATATGTTTCGATTTTAGAtataaaacacatgtcgggaccACCGAAATGTTATTCTGGTTAATCAACATAGTCATTATTATgcaatgatcgacttaatgctATATTTCAGATGTCTGAAAATGGCACTGATCTCAGTCGACCGATTTCCACTGTACGATCAAGATTTGACGGACATCGTTCTCTTCTTCCAAGCGTCGCCTTCTTCCTCTTGCTTCTGCCGGACCGCCGTGTGTCGCTGAAGCTCACTCGCGTCCCTCGCTCCGCCcttctcctctcatctccaacaacatCCACCACACTCTCTTGCCCCGACACTGGCCCATCTGGCGGTCCTTCGCTATCCACAACCAGTGAATGTCCCCGCCATCTTGCCGCCCCGCCCCTGTGCCCACCTCCTCCGCCGGGTCTGTCATCTGCCAACCCCCCTCTAATCCTGGTAATAGACAAATCCCCACCGAGAAGCCGTTGTCAACCTCGCTACTATGTCACTGTtcacatgatcaactaaaaaatTCGTAAATTTCATACAGTTGAAATTTAGAAGGACTGAAAGAATAAAGAAGGCGAGTCGGGGGAGTGGGAGGGGCTTGTTGAAAGGCGATGGAGGGTGGCGGTCATGTACGTTTAAATTAAAGTGTGATGgcgataaaaaaaattgattgatTTTAGGAGGGTTTTAGACAATTGTAGAATCGACAGATTCGTCATGTTCTTATGAGCGGACAAATCACCAGTTCGCCACAAAAGTTTGTGTGAGTGTAAGGGAGAATGAAAACGAACAATTCTTGCGGATTATCTGGACACGTCAGGGGTTGACGAAAATAGTATTACCAACTGTTgatcaaacaaaaaatattgGCCATGGTCCAATGCTCGTACTAAAAGAATATTCAAAATTTGAAGCTAACTTAGGATGTATTTGTTTGTTAGAACTAAGTTAAATGGGGTACGATGGTGCTGTATGGATGGGATACTAATAGATGAGGGATATAAATAGTttatttagttagttgtatGGGATaggatgaaaatatatttggttaGATATATTGGATGATACGTGAATGTATTTAGTTATTTAAAAAACATGTACCTATATATAActttattattttataaaaaaataatttattatttattattataacaaactatgctaattagtactaattctagttaatcataatttaaattatcaataatcatcactaaataccataataataattagttacGGTTAATAACATATAattgtaactaatatttaactAAATATCCTTAAAAATCCCTAATCATAAGTAATTAGCAGAGTTGATCGAAACTGTACGACACAGTTCGGCTGATTTTACCGTACAACTCGGTATATCATTTTCTCGACATATTTAAAAATCTAAACAATCTCATCCTAAACATAATAATAGGATTCAATGAACCAAACAACTAAATATGCTCAGATCCTGTACGATCCGTACATATTTATGGTTagttcaaccaaccaaacacatcaTTAGCTCTAGCCACGAGCCAGACGAAATCAGCTTCCACGCCCCACGAGCCGAGACAGATACTCGAAACTCGAATCCTTAAACGGCATGTATGCAGGAGCCTAAGGATAAACAACACGGCGCAGTGCTCACATGAACTGAGCAGACGACCACGACGACCATACCTGGCAGTACATCCCTGACCCTGTGGCCCTGTGCCCCCGGAACAGTGACCGTGCACGCCACACGCGCACGCATTCACACCCCTCACATGGTCGCCCGTAAAAAGGACACGACCGACGCTGCGCCAGGGCCGGCGCCGTGGACGCGCACGTACCGCGCCGGAACGGCACGAGACCACGAGACGGTAGCGGCCGCGGCTCACACGCGCGCGCGGACGCCGCACCAAGTCGGCAACCCAACCCCAACCACCGTGACGACGAAGGACACCAACCCATGAACCAAATAAACCGAGCATTTGAGTAAGATTTAACAAGGAACAGGGCAAGGCAACAAGTAGCAAGCCAACAAAAATTCACCGGAAAAAATGGCTACGTACACCGCACCGCACCAATGGCCAAAGCAGAAGCAAACGTAGCATGCAGCAACTCCGACACGGCGACCACGACGGATGGAAGGAAGAGGCCACCACGAGCTCCCTCCCCATGTGGAGGCGGACGGCAGAAACGGACGACGGCTTGTGACGACTGATGAGCGACCGGCCAAGGACAGACGTGCCAACCTAGCTCCGCTCGCGTCGCGACGCTAGCTGTGACGCCGGTGCGAGGCGGTGCTCGTGCTGCTGCTCCCGGGCGTGGTGCCGGCGCCGCCCGCGGCTTGCGCGGCCATGGCGAGCTCGAACTGCCGCATGGAGAGCGGCGGCATGGGAAGCGgatgctgctcctgctgctggggcggcgcggcggaggtGGACGCGGTGGACGCCGGAGGTGGCGGGGCGGCGCGGTTCCAGGAGCGGACGctggtggtggtgttggtgCTGCCGTCCCACCCGATGTGCGCCACGTGCTTGACGTCCGTGGGGAGCCCGATCACCATCTCCcgttcctcctcctcatcgtcgtcctcgtcgtACACCGCGAAGATCTGGGACAGGCTCTTGAACCCCCTGAGGAGCCGCGCCACCAGCGACTCCCCCTTCCCCGTCGCCGTCCCTAATTCGCTCGCTGCTCCAACGCACAAATGGAGAAACTTTAGCGACCGGTATGCATCGCCAGGCACAGAAAAGAACTGAAGCCGCTGGTTGTTCAATTGGCACGCACCTTGAGGTTTCTCGGCGGCGTGGCGGGCGGTGTCGACGACGTCGACGCTGGAGTGGGAGCGGCAGCCGAAGGAGAAGGGGATGGAGATGAACCGCCGCTGCGCCAGATCCTTGCTCATGGCGTCCACGGCCGAGATGGCAGCCGCGCGCGCGAACAACGCCGCAACCAATTACCAAACCAACGTGCAATCCGGCGCTGGCTCCTGACTTGACGGCTTGCCTGCTCGAGCAAGTAGATAGCAGAGCAGGTGGCAAGCCTTAATTTCAGCAAAAAAAGTGCGTTAGGTGCGCGCGCGCGCTCGAGACAGAACCGGCCGGCCCGACCACTGGTCGCCCAGTTCGGTGCAAGCAAAGGAGAGGGGACCTGGCAAGGAAAGAAGACTACGACTATAGGAGTAGAGAAGTAGCAGTACTACACCATGGCGCAATGCCCCTGCTAGTAGCAGTAGCAGTAGCACTCCTACTATATTGGCATGGTCGTGGAGTACGGCACCATGGCAGGGTGCCTCTGTGGTGGTAGGAAAGAGATGGGAAAGGAGGAGTGGTTTCCGGATGGgatgggttgggttgggttgggttgggttggttgGTGTTGGGTTTGGTACCCACCCGAAACCCAACGCCTTTCGGCCACGGACAGCAACGCACGGATCATGGATGCAAGTgtagcggcggtggcggcagcagCTCGCGGCAGACATgcggatggatggatggacagATGGGCGTGTGCAGCTGAAGCGGTAGCGCGCGGCCGCCTGTGGTTTTGTTCGGGGAATTTGCTCGTTCGCCGGGACCAGTGCCCAACAGCCTCTCTCTGTCCGTGGCCGCTCCGCTCCCTGGATAGACACTAGCCAGCCAGCCTCCCGAAGGGTCTGTTTGGCAGGCTCTAGACCGGTTTTAAGTGTAAAATCAGCCAGAGTTTTGTTAAACTACAGCTTACAATTTTTAACTTATAGATTAATTAAGGGTAATTAATTAAAATGAACTAAGGTTAGAAACTGAAAAAATCAATTTACTCAAATTCACTTCTCCATATAATTACTTTCTTCATAAAATTTACACTAGAAAATCACTTTGAACCTTAGAACCACTTTTATCACAGAGTTTGGATCAGCTCCAAGTATATCTCCAATAGTTAGAGACAGTGTTAGCTCTTAGATAAGATAATACACTTCTCAAAATTTATACAGATTCTGTTGTTTACAAATTTCCATATCTTATAGGGAAAAGATATGCTGAGATGAGATCTATCCGTACTTTATCTCATTTAAAAGCTAGCACCATCTTTAATTATTGGAGATATCCTAACAAGCCTCCCAGGCAGCCCGGCCGGCGTTCCCGCCGTGGGCCGCGTGTATGCGTTCTGGCAACGTGGTCTCTGGCTTTGTGCCCTGGTCATGTTTGTTTCCCTTCACACTCTTGCCAGCTCGGGGATTGGCATTGCCACAAATTTTGCCGTTTCACTTGCCATGCTAGTCGACCTGCTCTCGTTGTACTCATGTAAGTATTGCACTCCAAGATCCAAATACAACCGCAATCTTCTGATATGGCCCAGCACGCAAG
This region includes:
- the LOC133909465 gene encoding CRIB domain-containing protein RIC4-like, whose protein sequence is MSKDLAQRRFISIPFSFGCRSHSSVDVVDTARHAAEKPQASELGTATGKGESLVARLLRGFKSLSQIFAVYDEDDDEEEEREMVIGLPTDVKHVAHIGWDGSTNTTTSVRSWNRAAPPPPASTASTSAAPPQQQEQHPLPMPPLSMRQFELAMAAQAAGGAGTTPGSSSTSTASHRRHS